Proteins from one Microbacterium sp. Root553 genomic window:
- the aroB gene encoding 3-dehydroquinate synthase — protein sequence MTTTTISVTGESPYDIAIGRGILDRVSAALDPGVRKVLVVHPPTLAARAAELRDRLLADTENGPREVLLAEVPDAEQGKRIEVAAFCWQVMGQADFTRSDAVVGYGGGAVTDLAGFVAATWLRGVQLVQVPTTVLGLVDASVGGKTGINTAEGKNLVGAFWSPRAVVGDLDELASLSPNEATAGFAEVVKAGFIWAPEILDIVEADPARAVDTTTPEFRRAVELAIDMKAKVVSDDFREAGQREILNYGHTLGHAIEHAERYRWRHGAAVSIGMLYAAELSRLAGRLSDSAAERHRTILDSLGLPTGYRAGAWPQLLATMQRDKKSRGGMLRFILLDDIAKPTVLQAPDESLLFAAYQEIGE from the coding sequence ATGACGACGACGACCATCAGCGTGACGGGGGAGAGCCCGTACGACATCGCGATCGGACGGGGGATCCTCGACCGGGTCTCCGCAGCGCTGGACCCGGGGGTGCGCAAGGTCCTCGTCGTGCACCCGCCGACCCTGGCCGCCAGGGCCGCGGAGCTGCGCGACCGTCTGCTCGCCGACACCGAGAACGGCCCGCGCGAGGTGCTGCTCGCCGAGGTGCCCGATGCCGAGCAGGGCAAGCGCATCGAGGTCGCCGCCTTCTGCTGGCAGGTCATGGGGCAGGCGGACTTCACCCGCTCGGACGCCGTCGTGGGGTACGGCGGCGGCGCGGTCACGGATCTCGCCGGCTTCGTCGCGGCGACCTGGCTGCGCGGCGTGCAGCTCGTGCAGGTGCCCACCACGGTGCTGGGACTCGTCGACGCATCGGTGGGGGGCAAGACCGGCATCAACACCGCCGAGGGCAAGAACCTCGTCGGCGCCTTCTGGTCGCCGCGTGCGGTGGTCGGCGACCTCGACGAGCTGGCGAGCCTCAGCCCGAACGAGGCGACCGCGGGGTTCGCCGAGGTGGTCAAGGCGGGGTTCATCTGGGCGCCGGAGATCCTCGACATCGTCGAGGCGGACCCGGCGCGCGCCGTCGACACGACCACACCGGAGTTCCGTCGTGCCGTGGAGCTCGCGATCGACATGAAGGCGAAGGTCGTCTCCGACGACTTCCGCGAGGCCGGTCAGCGAGAGATCCTCAACTACGGACACACGCTCGGCCACGCCATCGAGCACGCCGAGCGCTACCGCTGGCGCCATGGTGCGGCGGTCTCGATCGGCATGCTCTACGCGGCGGAGCTGTCGCGTCTCGCCGGGCGCCTCTCGGACTCCGCAGCCGAACGGCACCGCACGATCCTGGACTCCCTCGGGCTGCCCACCGGCTACCGCGCCGGCGCCTGGCCGCAGCTGCTGGCGACCATGCAGCGCGACAAGAAGAGCCGTGGCGGGATGCTGCGGTTCATCCTGCTCGACGACATCGCCAAGCCCACGGTGCTGCAGGCGCCCGACGAATCGCTGCTGTTCGCCGCGTATCAGGAGATCGGCGAATGA
- the nusB gene encoding transcription antitermination factor NusB: protein MSARTKARKRALDILFSADVRGDELSVTLAAEARRAASEPAREASWLYAREIVDGIIDHGDEIDEQITTHSRDWKLERMPAVDRALLRIGVWEILFNDQVPTAVAIDEAVELAKEFSTDDSGAFVHGVLARVFRAA from the coding sequence GTGAGCGCACGCACGAAGGCGCGCAAGCGCGCGCTCGACATCCTCTTCTCCGCCGATGTCCGCGGCGACGAGCTCTCGGTCACTCTGGCCGCCGAGGCCCGACGCGCGGCGAGCGAACCCGCTCGCGAGGCGTCCTGGCTCTACGCCCGTGAGATCGTCGACGGCATCATCGATCACGGTGACGAGATCGACGAGCAGATCACGACGCACAGCCGCGACTGGAAGCTGGAGCGGATGCCCGCGGTCGATCGCGCCCTGCTGCGCATCGGCGTCTGGGAGATCCTCTTCAACGACCAGGTGCCCACAGCGGTGGCGATCGACGAGGCCGTGGAACTGGCCAAGGAGTTCTCGACCGACGATTCCGGCGCATTCGTGCACGGCGTGCTCGCACGCGTCTTCCGCGCCGCCTGA
- a CDS encoding shikimate kinase: MTSAADPLTLVLVGPMAAGKTSVGRRVARTLSVPFVDTDKRVASAHGPIPAIFADHGEDHFRALERAEVEAALDAPAGGVISLGGGAVTDAGTRALLRERPVVFLTVTPEAVADRIRSGGRPLLEGDDPVGRWTQIFEERRSWYDEVASVTFDTSRRPMHRIAADIAAWRRELR, translated from the coding sequence ATGACGAGCGCGGCTGACCCGCTGACGCTGGTGCTGGTCGGCCCGATGGCCGCCGGCAAGACCAGTGTCGGTCGACGCGTCGCGCGCACCCTGTCGGTGCCCTTCGTCGACACCGACAAGCGCGTCGCGTCGGCGCACGGACCCATCCCGGCGATCTTCGCCGATCACGGCGAGGACCACTTCCGCGCTCTGGAGCGGGCCGAGGTCGAGGCGGCTCTCGACGCGCCCGCCGGCGGCGTGATCTCGCTCGGCGGCGGCGCGGTGACCGATGCCGGCACGCGAGCGCTGCTCCGTGAGCGGCCCGTCGTGTTCCTCACGGTGACGCCGGAGGCGGTGGCAGACCGGATCCGCAGCGGAGGCCGACCGCTGCTGGAGGGCGACGACCCCGTCGGTCGCTGGACGCAGATCTTCGAAGAACGACGGAGCTGGTACGACGAGGTGGCGTCCGTGACGTTCGACACGTCGCGCCGCCCCATGCATCGCATCGCCGCGGACATCGCGGCATGGAGGAGAGAACTGAGATGA
- a CDS encoding Rieske 2Fe-2S domain-containing protein, translated as MRITGLGHAGMFIETVGGNIICDPVLGPSFFGSWFPFPDNRGLDWERFGRDADFLYISHRHRDHFDPALLERYIRKDIEVLLPEYPIDDLEQDIRALGYTNITHAPAGQIIERGDLKIMITPLRAPSDGPIGDSSLSVDDGTGSVLNQNDSHPLDLDTLLHFGKPDAYFTQVSGAIWWPMVYDLPLDAKQNFAKLKRDAQNKRAMYYIDKVDAPHVFPMAGPPMFLRDDLFDFNGLGRNGESIFTDQKQFLAHMKELSPQYDGHLFVPGTVVTVAGGEVATEQTLYTDQELSHIFDEKWDYLEEQRATRQQEIRDEEASRAEIIPPAEMLEALKGWWEPLLKKSRTIRLGVGGAVRFRIGELDMVVDFPRAKVREYAGEECIYWYTIPADLVSTNIRDHEIDWSNSIFLSMQFQVGRSGKFNEFLTTFLKCLSVDRIEYVENWYQEQTDQTEDAEIGDWVVQRRCPHLRADLTKTGKVDDDGILTCSMHDWKWDLKTGRCLSTSGHPIRSTKIDEVTDAVLSEAG; from the coding sequence ATGCGGATCACGGGACTCGGCCACGCCGGGATGTTCATCGAGACGGTCGGCGGGAACATCATCTGCGACCCGGTCCTCGGCCCCTCGTTCTTCGGCTCCTGGTTCCCCTTCCCCGACAATCGCGGCCTCGACTGGGAGCGGTTCGGCCGTGACGCGGACTTCCTCTACATCTCGCACCGGCACCGCGACCACTTCGACCCTGCGCTGCTCGAGCGCTACATCCGCAAGGACATCGAGGTGCTGCTTCCCGAGTACCCGATCGATGATCTCGAGCAGGACATCAGGGCGCTCGGCTACACGAACATCACGCATGCCCCGGCCGGGCAGATCATCGAGCGCGGCGACCTGAAGATCATGATCACCCCGCTGCGCGCCCCGAGCGACGGCCCGATCGGCGACTCGTCGCTCAGCGTCGACGACGGGACGGGGTCTGTGCTCAATCAGAACGACTCGCACCCGCTCGACCTCGACACCCTGCTGCACTTCGGCAAGCCCGACGCATACTTCACCCAGGTCTCGGGCGCCATCTGGTGGCCGATGGTCTACGACCTGCCGCTCGACGCGAAGCAGAACTTCGCGAAGCTCAAGCGCGATGCGCAGAACAAGCGCGCCATGTACTACATCGACAAGGTCGACGCCCCGCACGTGTTCCCGATGGCGGGACCCCCGATGTTCCTCCGCGACGACCTCTTCGACTTCAACGGCCTCGGGCGCAACGGAGAGTCGATCTTCACCGACCAGAAGCAGTTCCTCGCGCACATGAAGGAGCTGTCGCCCCAGTACGACGGCCACCTGTTCGTGCCGGGCACGGTGGTCACCGTCGCCGGGGGAGAGGTCGCGACCGAGCAGACGCTGTACACCGACCAGGAGCTCTCGCACATCTTCGACGAGAAGTGGGACTACCTCGAGGAGCAGCGCGCGACCCGTCAGCAGGAGATCCGCGACGAGGAGGCCTCGCGAGCCGAGATCATCCCGCCGGCCGAGATGCTCGAGGCGCTCAAGGGCTGGTGGGAGCCGCTGCTGAAGAAGTCGCGCACCATCCGTCTCGGCGTCGGCGGCGCCGTACGGTTCCGGATCGGCGAGCTCGACATGGTCGTCGACTTCCCCCGGGCCAAGGTCCGTGAGTACGCGGGCGAGGAGTGCATCTACTGGTACACGATCCCCGCCGATCTCGTGTCGACCAACATCCGCGACCACGAGATCGACTGGTCGAATTCGATCTTCCTGTCGATGCAGTTCCAGGTCGGGCGCAGCGGCAAGTTCAACGAGTTCCTCACGACGTTCCTCAAGTGCCTCTCGGTCGACCGCATCGAGTACGTCGAGAACTGGTACCAGGAGCAGACCGACCAGACCGAGGACGCCGAGATCGGCGATTGGGTCGTGCAGCGCCGGTGTCCGCATCTGCGTGCGGACCTGACGAAGACCGGCAAGGTCGACGACGACGGGATCCTCACCTGCAGCATGCACGACTGGAAGTGGGACCTGAAGACCGGTCGCTGCCTGTCGACCAGCGGGCACCCGATCCGCTCCACCAAGATCGACGAGGTCACCGACGCCGTGCTCAGCGAGGCCGGGTGA
- the aroQ gene encoding type II 3-dehydroquinate dehydratase — MTRRMLLVNGPNLNLLGSREPEVYGTATLDDVEQLTADAAAAEGFELRAVQSNHEGVLIDAIHAARADCAAIVINPGGLTHTSVSLRDALTGVALPFAEVHISDVYAREEFRHHSYLHDVAAVRVIGEGVGGYASAVRQLAALIP, encoded by the coding sequence ATGACCAGGCGGATGCTGCTCGTCAACGGGCCGAATCTCAATCTGCTGGGCAGTCGTGAGCCCGAGGTCTACGGCACCGCGACGCTGGACGACGTCGAGCAGCTGACGGCCGATGCCGCCGCCGCCGAGGGCTTCGAGCTGCGCGCGGTGCAGAGCAACCACGAGGGCGTGCTGATCGACGCCATCCACGCGGCGCGCGCGGACTGCGCGGCGATCGTCATCAATCCCGGAGGTCTCACGCACACCTCGGTGTCGCTGCGCGATGCGCTCACGGGCGTCGCTCTGCCGTTCGCCGAGGTGCACATCTCCGACGTCTACGCCCGCGAGGAGTTTCGACACCATTCGTACCTGCACGACGTGGCCGCGGTGCGGGTGATCGGCGAGGGCGTCGGAGGGTACGCGAGCGCGGTGCGGCAGCTCGCTGCGCTCATCCCGTAG
- a CDS encoding DEAD/DEAH box helicase produces MSAPHVDLRDLMHITDVGGYQRGLAYFRAGNVLDVVWHEELLELEGHVQGSGDAQYVTGIAFGSSNGTRRMRTTRCTCPVRTGCKHVVATVLASNVHEYSQQSAALQVPSPTPVTPPRAAAPASWRSLLGASVERLPQQLALGVELRHRESRAENHWGPRPVRAAVPRDLARQEGELLLAIRPLMRSAQTGSWIQGGAGWDAVRRDAAQFGREQNRWFSDLLSISRDSLLSGNAGEWLVLDQVESPLLWGQLRSGAEVGIPLVASQKSTSVRMATSADVSARITRGDDGALTVAAEVQVDDVEIPAGESHPIGRTGLYTARLVGARIEIVLAETALSEQTRALLATPAPIVVPAADEQAFLSDAYPLLARRSAVRAAGDLSLPEVPAPEPALTLTYERGDVVDYSFEWSYGRFGRVPFAWNGAGVRDAEAESALRAGIESVWQEFRTTNFRPAGSLHDIDAAAFVAECVPALEAIGVSVTSKGTRKEYRELTGDPQVKVTTVETTDSDWFDLGILVTIDGRRIPFGPLFTALSRGRKKLLLSDGGYFSLSHPALDRLRDLIEEAGELDEWETGPRISRYQIDLWEEFEDLADEAEPAVSWRATADGLRQATGVPETAVPAGLIAELRPYQKSGFDWLAFLWRHRLGGILADDMGLGKTLQLLTFIQHTREQGETRPFLVLAPTSVLGTWRSEAARFTPGLRVVVVDSTSGKRAGVLRAAAASADLVVSSYTVARLDEEEFRSIGWAALILDEAQFVKNPKTRLHRAISSFSAEVTYAVTGTPMENSLSELWSLLKLAAPGLFPSARKFKDRYIQPIEKGKVPENAEGGEYRARRLAQLRRRVRPLMLRRTKELVAPDLPAKQEQLLEVELSPDHRALYDVVLQRERQKVLGLLDDLDRHRFIVFRSLTLLRMLSLAPALIDEAHAEIGSSKLDTLLERVRELQAEGHRALVFSQFTSFLDLAAARLEEAGIPYAHLDGSTRHRERVIDGFKAGQQPVFLISLKAGGFGLTLTEADYVFLLDPWWNPAAEEQAIDRTHRIGQTSQVFVYRMIATGTIEEKVLELQRRKARLFTAVMDDDELFAQSLTSDDIKGLFDDN; encoded by the coding sequence ATGTCCGCGCCACACGTCGATCTGCGTGATCTCATGCACATCACGGACGTCGGCGGTTACCAGCGCGGTCTCGCGTACTTCCGCGCCGGCAACGTGCTCGATGTCGTGTGGCACGAGGAACTTCTCGAGCTCGAGGGGCACGTGCAGGGCAGCGGTGACGCGCAGTACGTGACCGGGATCGCGTTCGGCTCGTCGAACGGCACCCGACGCATGCGCACGACACGGTGCACGTGCCCGGTGCGCACCGGGTGCAAGCACGTCGTCGCGACCGTGCTCGCGTCGAACGTGCACGAGTACTCCCAGCAGTCCGCCGCGCTGCAGGTGCCGAGCCCGACACCGGTGACACCCCCGCGTGCAGCGGCTCCCGCCTCGTGGCGCAGTCTGCTCGGCGCGTCGGTCGAACGGCTGCCGCAGCAGCTGGCGCTGGGAGTCGAGCTGCGCCACCGCGAGTCCCGGGCAGAGAACCACTGGGGCCCGAGGCCCGTGCGCGCGGCCGTGCCGCGGGACCTCGCACGCCAGGAGGGTGAGCTGCTCCTGGCGATCCGACCGCTCATGCGCAGCGCCCAGACCGGGTCGTGGATCCAGGGCGGCGCAGGGTGGGATGCCGTTCGTCGCGACGCCGCGCAGTTCGGGCGCGAGCAGAACCGCTGGTTCAGCGACCTGCTCAGCATCTCCCGCGATTCGCTCCTCTCCGGGAATGCCGGGGAGTGGCTGGTGCTCGACCAGGTCGAGTCCCCGCTGCTGTGGGGCCAGCTGCGCTCGGGTGCCGAGGTCGGCATCCCGCTGGTGGCGAGTCAGAAGAGCACCTCCGTGCGGATGGCGACATCCGCCGACGTCTCGGCGCGGATCACCCGTGGCGACGACGGCGCTCTGACCGTGGCCGCCGAGGTGCAGGTCGACGACGTCGAGATCCCGGCGGGGGAGTCGCACCCGATCGGACGCACGGGGCTGTACACGGCTCGGTTGGTCGGCGCTCGGATCGAGATCGTGCTCGCCGAGACCGCACTCAGCGAGCAGACCAGGGCGCTGCTCGCGACACCGGCGCCCATCGTCGTGCCGGCGGCCGACGAGCAGGCGTTCCTCAGCGACGCCTATCCGCTTCTCGCGCGCCGCAGCGCGGTGCGGGCGGCGGGCGACCTCTCCCTTCCCGAGGTGCCGGCGCCGGAGCCCGCGCTGACGCTCACCTACGAACGCGGCGACGTGGTCGACTACTCGTTCGAGTGGTCGTACGGCCGCTTCGGCCGCGTGCCCTTCGCCTGGAACGGTGCGGGCGTGCGCGATGCCGAGGCCGAGTCCGCGCTCCGCGCGGGCATCGAGAGCGTCTGGCAGGAGTTCCGCACCACGAACTTCCGTCCCGCCGGATCGCTGCACGACATCGATGCGGCCGCCTTCGTCGCGGAGTGCGTGCCCGCTCTCGAGGCGATCGGCGTCTCGGTCACCTCGAAGGGCACGCGCAAGGAGTATCGCGAGCTGACGGGAGACCCGCAGGTCAAGGTCACGACCGTCGAGACGACCGATTCCGACTGGTTCGACCTCGGCATCCTCGTGACGATCGACGGCAGACGCATCCCCTTCGGCCCGCTGTTCACGGCGCTGAGCCGCGGGCGCAAGAAGCTGCTGCTCTCCGACGGCGGGTACTTCTCGCTCAGCCATCCTGCGCTCGATCGCCTCCGCGACCTGATTGAAGAGGCGGGCGAGCTCGACGAGTGGGAGACGGGTCCGCGGATCAGTCGCTATCAGATCGATCTCTGGGAGGAGTTCGAGGATCTCGCTGACGAGGCCGAGCCGGCGGTGAGCTGGCGCGCCACGGCCGATGGGCTCCGCCAGGCCACGGGCGTGCCCGAGACGGCCGTGCCCGCCGGTCTGATCGCCGAGCTGCGGCCGTATCAGAAGTCCGGCTTCGACTGGCTCGCCTTCCTCTGGCGCCATCGGCTCGGCGGGATCCTCGCCGACGACATGGGGCTGGGCAAGACCCTCCAGCTGCTGACCTTCATCCAGCACACGCGGGAGCAGGGTGAGACACGGCCGTTCCTGGTGCTCGCCCCGACCTCGGTGCTGGGGACCTGGCGCTCGGAGGCCGCCCGCTTCACCCCGGGGTTGCGCGTCGTGGTGGTCGACAGCACCAGCGGCAAGCGTGCGGGGGTGCTTCGGGCCGCGGCGGCGTCCGCCGACCTCGTGGTGAGCTCGTACACGGTCGCGCGGCTCGACGAGGAGGAGTTCCGCTCGATCGGATGGGCCGCGCTCATCCTCGACGAGGCCCAGTTCGTCAAGAATCCGAAGACCAGGCTGCACCGCGCGATCTCGTCGTTCTCGGCCGAGGTGACCTACGCCGTCACCGGCACGCCGATGGAGAACAGCCTCTCGGAGCTCTGGTCGCTGCTCAAGCTCGCCGCGCCCGGCCTGTTCCCGTCTGCGCGGAAGTTCAAGGACCGCTACATCCAACCGATCGAGAAGGGTAAGGTGCCTGAGAACGCCGAGGGCGGCGAGTATCGCGCCCGCCGCCTGGCCCAGCTGCGCCGACGTGTGCGACCGCTCATGCTGCGCCGCACGAAGGAGCTGGTGGCGCCCGACCTCCCCGCCAAGCAGGAACAGCTGCTCGAGGTCGAATTGAGTCCCGATCACCGCGCCCTCTACGACGTCGTGCTGCAGAGGGAACGCCAGAAGGTGCTCGGTCTGCTCGACGACCTCGATCGCCATCGCTTCATCGTGTTCCGCTCGCTCACGCTGCTGCGGATGCTGAGTCTCGCGCCCGCGCTGATCGACGAGGCCCATGCCGAGATCGGATCGAGCAAGCTCGACACCCTGCTCGAACGGGTGCGCGAACTGCAGGCCGAGGGGCATCGCGCGCTGGTGTTCAGCCAGTTCACCTCCTTCCTCGATCTCGCCGCCGCGAGACTCGAGGAGGCCGGCATCCCCTACGCACACCTCGACGGATCGACCAGGCACCGCGAGCGGGTGATCGACGGATTCAAGGCTGGTCAGCAGCCGGTGTTCCTCATCAGCCTCAAGGCCGGCGGATTCGGTCTGACCCTGACGGAGGCCGACTACGTCTTCCTGCTCGACCCCTGGTGGAATCCCGCGGCGGAGGAGCAGGCCATCGACCGCACGCACCGGATCGGACAGACGAGCCAGGTGTTCGTGTACCGGATGATCGCGACCGGCACGATCGAGGAGAAGGTGCTCGAGCTGCAGCGCCGCAAGGCCCGGCTGTTCACCGCGGTGATGGACGACGATGAGCTGTTCGCCCAGTCGCTCACGTCGGACGACATCAAGGGCCTGTTCGACGACAACTGA
- the efp gene encoding elongation factor P: MASTADIKNGVVLSIDGQLWSVIEFQHVKPGKGGAFVRTKLKNVVSGKVVDRTYNAGAKIEIENVDRRDFTYLYTDGDGYVFMDQSDFDQITVPAATVGDAKNFLLENQQVTIALNNGNPLYIDLPASVVLEITYTEPGLQGDRSSAGTKPATLETGYEIQVPLFVEAGTKVKVDTRTSDYLGREK; the protein is encoded by the coding sequence ATGGCATCTACCGCAGACATCAAGAACGGCGTCGTCCTCAGCATCGATGGGCAGCTCTGGAGCGTCATCGAGTTCCAGCACGTCAAGCCGGGCAAGGGCGGTGCGTTCGTCCGCACCAAGCTGAAGAACGTCGTCTCGGGCAAGGTCGTCGACCGCACCTACAACGCCGGCGCGAAGATCGAGATCGAGAACGTCGACCGTCGTGACTTCACGTACCTGTACACCGACGGCGACGGCTACGTCTTCATGGACCAGAGCGACTTCGACCAGATCACCGTTCCGGCCGCCACGGTCGGCGACGCGAAGAACTTCCTGCTCGAGAACCAGCAGGTCACGATCGCACTGAACAACGGCAACCCGCTGTACATCGACCTGCCGGCATCCGTCGTGCTCGAGATCACCTACACGGAGCCGGGCCTGCAGGGCGACCGCTCGTCGGCCGGCACCAAGCCCGCCACGCTCGAGACCGGATACGAGATCCAGGTCCCGCTGTTCGTCGAGGCCGGCACCAAGGTCAAGGTCGACACGCGCACCAGCGACTACCTCGGTCGCGAGAAGTAA